A region of Moorena sp. SIOASIH DNA encodes the following proteins:
- a CDS encoding DUF3593 domain-containing protein, producing MISKDTLFAISLFPYLGFLWFLTRSGQTPRLALIGFYVLLVFVFVTIPAGIYSKVAYQEALADVDWLHGSAEFFLTLSNTLVVLGFRQAIMEHIAKGTGSRE from the coding sequence ATGATTTCTAAAGACACATTATTTGCTATTTCCCTATTTCCTTACCTAGGATTCTTGTGGTTTCTCACTCGTTCTGGACAAACACCCCGTTTAGCGCTAATCGGATTTTACGTCCTCTTGGTGTTTGTTTTTGTTACCATCCCAGCTGGAATTTATTCCAAGGTAGCTTATCAGGAAGCATTAGCTGATGTGGATTGGCTACATGGCAGTGCTGAGTTTTTTTTAACCCTGTCCAATACTTTAGTAGTACTGGGCTTCCGACAAGCAATTATGGAACATATAGCAAAGGGAACAGGGAGTAGGGAGTAG
- a CDS encoding DUF2499 domain-containing protein has translation MHALSIPTWIIHISSVIEWIAAIWLIWTYGEITGNRAWWALSFAMLPALVSAMCAITWHFFDNQQSLEWMVTVQAAMTVVGNCTLCGAAWWIWRSA, from the coding sequence ATGCATGCTCTATCAATTCCAACTTGGATTATTCACATTTCCAGTGTTATCGAGTGGATTGCTGCAATTTGGTTAATCTGGACCTATGGTGAAATTACTGGCAATCGTGCATGGTGGGCATTGTCTTTTGCCATGTTACCAGCATTGGTCAGTGCTATGTGTGCTATAACCTGGCACTTTTTTGACAACCAACAATCCCTGGAGTGGATGGTTACAGTCCAAGCAGCGATGACGGTTGTAGGTAACTGTACCCTCTGTGGAGCAGCTTGGTGGATTTGGCGTTCAGCGTAG